A single region of the Myxococcales bacterium genome encodes:
- a CDS encoding AAA family ATPase, whose translation MHEMRATATEVEIPAISTGRLSEAADVARRLATRLRAAIVGRNEEIDLIIVALLADGHVLLEDYPGSGKTTLARALGSAVVGTKDSGAYSTFRRIQFTPDLLPSDITGSSVFQPESGELVFRPGPLFAHVVLADEINRTSPKVQAAMLEAMAEKQVTVDNHTYPLDPLFFVIATQNPRDVAGTYPLPVPQLDRFLFKLSMQHIDKDAELTILERYPITSLEQAAEVPGVSRDEVIAARNSLRQAVVISPAIREGLVALARRLRADARVVQGVSTRSLVLMLPALQARAVMSGRDYVSPGDVAWLAPHVFVHRLDCLPGVDNAATVIKESLEPVLEQLSRLSLER comes from the coding sequence ATGCATGAAATGAGAGCGACAGCCACGGAGGTGGAGATTCCCGCAATATCAACGGGCAGACTCAGTGAGGCGGCGGATGTCGCACGGCGACTGGCGACGCGCCTGCGTGCCGCCATAGTGGGACGAAACGAAGAGATCGATCTCATCATCGTTGCGTTGCTTGCCGACGGCCACGTTCTTTTGGAAGATTATCCAGGCTCGGGCAAGACCACGCTGGCACGCGCGCTGGGATCCGCGGTCGTGGGCACGAAAGATAGCGGCGCTTATTCCACATTTCGCCGTATACAGTTCACGCCGGACTTGTTGCCCAGTGACATCACGGGCTCGAGCGTATTTCAACCTGAAAGCGGAGAGCTTGTTTTTCGACCGGGTCCACTCTTCGCCCACGTCGTGCTCGCCGATGAGATCAATCGCACGTCGCCCAAGGTGCAGGCCGCGATGCTTGAGGCCATGGCTGAAAAGCAAGTCACCGTGGACAATCACACCTATCCTCTTGATCCATTGTTCTTTGTCATTGCCACGCAGAACCCACGGGATGTCGCGGGCACCTATCCTCTGCCCGTACCTCAGCTGGACCGTTTTTTGTTCAAGCTCAGCATGCAGCATATCGACAAAGATGCGGAACTGACCATTCTTGAACGGTACCCGATCACGAGTTTAGAGCAGGCGGCCGAAGTGCCGGGAGTATCTCGGGATGAGGTGATTGCCGCGCGCAACAGTTTGCGGCAAGCTGTAGTAATTTCCCCTGCCATCCGCGAAGGGTTGGTGGCGCTCGCGCGGCGGTTACGAGCCGATGCGCGGGTGGTTCAGGGCGTCTCGACGCGTTCGCTAGTATTGATGTTGCCGGCGCTTCAGGCACGTGCGGTGATGTCTGGGCGGGACTATGTATCACCTGGGGATGTGGCTTGGCTTGCGCCACATGTATTTGTGCACCGCTTGGATTGCCTGCCGGGCGTCGATAATGCAGCGACTGTGATCAAAGAGAGTCTAGAGCCAGTATTAGAGCAGTTGTCCCGGCTTTCGCTCGAAAGATGA
- a CDS encoding tetratricopeptide repeat protein — MNIPRVGTLASMLSAAFLWVLVGAIFGHATHADASIEAPSMPDMPASPDERMAWHLLNANQPIAARELAEKIIQQHPNSYVGHLVLGEVQHYAEGNFPRALFHLNRALELYEARYGRVPSAQAPWRWHSLVLRELGAAHYALEHYSKRLELIDRYNAYYRPLMIAERAWPLMKLRRFKDARKSAELALRSGSEYQESLALNALCAVEFEAGNDRMGYQACKRAVEHARQAQKAVSAVDLSNLAEASRSLFRLDEAERISLEATKAEVSWYANPWLDLAELYTREGRFPEALSALRQVAAYRARRPAHARDADRAEVDRATAAFLLVIGRTEHAEEITHNALLMPDRRSHTSRDEEQDRAIVALLNRSAHRSLAQQERERAVDRAWPVRLGTWLWSLRHVWAGWQSGRRAVRLLAQKKRLVGTFRLGTAQSAIMPPWLVGELIGVLGAAVVADAIHEARALDERTGGSAYYDAIAAEVTLKQGEPEQALVLARRALSGLGPAEVLLRSRTLAIAAEAARRAGRMSVADGYYDAVFQADPGVLRRLGFRVPVVLVSDGSATALSAITQLKRSPRFIAVEKGGLAVSAKNVEGKVAICLRDAQGAVIQCDHNTSPPPNRSKAHAEPADTAVDVFHNDAFAPRLELSQIDINSLDGSNMRSSDGLRSLFDQWSTGKW; from the coding sequence ATGAACATCCCTCGCGTAGGTACCTTGGCATCAATGCTGAGCGCTGCATTTCTTTGGGTGCTCGTGGGGGCGATATTTGGTCATGCGACCCATGCCGACGCTTCGATAGAGGCCCCTTCCATGCCGGATATGCCTGCGAGCCCTGATGAGCGTATGGCATGGCATCTCCTAAACGCGAACCAACCCATTGCCGCCCGTGAGCTGGCTGAGAAAATCATACAACAACATCCAAACTCGTATGTGGGACATCTCGTGCTTGGCGAAGTTCAACATTACGCGGAGGGAAATTTCCCAAGGGCACTCTTTCATTTGAACCGCGCCCTGGAGCTATATGAGGCGCGATATGGGCGCGTCCCCAGTGCCCAGGCGCCGTGGCGTTGGCACTCGTTGGTACTCCGAGAGCTCGGCGCGGCGCATTATGCGCTCGAGCACTACAGCAAACGTCTAGAACTCATCGATCGCTATAATGCGTACTACCGTCCGCTGATGATTGCGGAACGCGCATGGCCTTTGATGAAACTGCGACGATTTAAAGATGCGCGTAAGAGCGCGGAGCTCGCGTTACGTTCAGGGAGCGAATACCAGGAGAGCCTGGCCCTGAACGCGCTGTGTGCCGTGGAATTTGAGGCTGGGAACGACCGTATGGGCTACCAGGCGTGTAAGCGCGCCGTGGAGCACGCCCGGCAGGCGCAAAAGGCCGTCTCTGCGGTGGATCTCAGCAATCTCGCCGAGGCGTCACGCTCCTTGTTTAGACTCGATGAGGCGGAACGGATCAGTCTCGAGGCGACGAAGGCCGAGGTGTCTTGGTATGCGAATCCCTGGCTGGATTTGGCGGAGCTTTACACGCGGGAAGGGCGTTTCCCTGAGGCGCTTTCAGCGCTACGGCAAGTCGCGGCGTATCGAGCCCGTCGGCCAGCTCACGCCAGAGACGCTGATCGGGCGGAGGTTGACCGCGCCACGGCGGCGTTTTTGTTGGTCATCGGGCGTACGGAACATGCGGAGGAGATCACCCATAATGCCTTACTCATGCCTGACAGGCGATCGCATACGAGCCGCGATGAGGAGCAAGACCGCGCCATTGTGGCCTTGCTGAATCGAAGCGCGCACAGGTCGCTTGCCCAGCAAGAGAGAGAACGTGCCGTGGACCGTGCATGGCCGGTCCGGCTCGGGACTTGGCTGTGGTCTTTGCGCCATGTGTGGGCGGGGTGGCAGTCGGGGAGACGCGCGGTGCGCCTATTGGCTCAAAAAAAACGGCTTGTCGGAACTTTTAGGCTGGGGACCGCCCAGAGCGCGATCATGCCCCCATGGCTGGTGGGTGAACTCATCGGCGTGTTAGGGGCTGCTGTCGTTGCCGATGCCATCCACGAGGCGCGCGCGCTGGATGAACGGACGGGCGGCAGTGCGTACTACGATGCCATTGCGGCCGAGGTCACCTTAAAACAGGGTGAGCCAGAACAGGCGCTCGTTCTGGCGCGCCGAGCCCTTAGCGGTCTTGGGCCCGCCGAAGTATTATTGAGGAGCCGCACCTTGGCAATCGCCGCAGAGGCGGCCCGTCGTGCGGGCCGCATGTCAGTGGCCGATGGCTATTATGATGCGGTCTTTCAAGCCGATCCGGGCGTGCTCAGACGCTTGGGTTTTCGGGTACCTGTTGTCTTGGTTTCAGATGGCTCAGCCACGGCTCTTAGCGCTATAACACAGCTAAAACGCTCTCCTCGCTTTATCGCTGTGGAAAAAGGCGGGCTAGCCGTATCGGCAAAGAATGTCGAGGGCAAGGTTGCGATATGTTTAAGAGACGCACAGGGTGCCGTGATACAGTGTGATCACAACACGTCTCCTCCTCCTAACCGCTCCAAGGCTCACGCGGAACCGGCCGACACCGCCGTCGATGTGTTTCACAACGATGCGTTTGCCCCGCGTCTTGAACTGTCTCAAATCGATATCAATTCATTGGACGGCTCCAACATGCGTTCCTCCGATGGCTTACGTTCACTCTTTGATCAGTGGTCTACGGGGAAGTGGTAG